A section of the Ruania halotolerans genome encodes:
- a CDS encoding ABC transporter permease — MTERADQTAVGHHHDDLDTTGLAYSGRAPSHAEMAGRARRFGAWYYAETTLRGMRAYLVPNAITAIGQPLLYIIAMGLGLGALVGSGVGTVDGVDYLTFVAPALLVSTVVMSVTGEMTYPVMAGFKWMRTYYGPGATALRPDQIALGHLLAVVIRFVVQSAIFWVIAVAFGATTLGWSVLMVPIGVLAAVAFGAPLQAYAASLEGEGFQFSFVQRFIVMPMFLFSGTFFPLSVMPVYLQWIGWLSPVWHGTQLARVASYGAEVPGWLIAVHVVVLAAAGLAGVLWARRVYARRLIS; from the coding sequence TTGACTGAGCGTGCCGACCAGACCGCAGTGGGGCATCACCACGACGACCTGGACACGACCGGCCTGGCGTACTCCGGGCGCGCGCCGAGCCATGCCGAGATGGCGGGCCGCGCCCGTCGATTCGGTGCGTGGTATTACGCCGAAACCACGCTGCGTGGCATGCGTGCCTACCTCGTGCCGAACGCGATCACCGCGATCGGGCAACCCCTGCTGTACATCATCGCCATGGGCCTCGGCCTGGGTGCACTGGTGGGCAGCGGAGTCGGCACTGTGGACGGGGTGGATTACCTGACCTTCGTGGCACCGGCGCTGCTGGTCTCCACCGTGGTGATGTCAGTGACCGGCGAGATGACCTATCCGGTGATGGCCGGGTTCAAGTGGATGCGCACCTACTACGGCCCGGGCGCCACCGCCTTGCGACCGGACCAGATCGCGCTCGGCCATCTGCTTGCCGTGGTGATCCGCTTCGTGGTGCAGTCTGCGATCTTCTGGGTGATCGCGGTGGCATTCGGCGCGACCACCCTGGGGTGGTCGGTGCTGATGGTGCCGATCGGGGTGCTCGCCGCCGTGGCGTTCGGCGCCCCGTTGCAGGCCTACGCGGCGAGCCTGGAGGGTGAAGGGTTCCAGTTCTCCTTCGTGCAGCGGTTCATCGTGATGCCGATGTTCCTGTTCTCCGGCACGTTCTTCCCGCTCTCGGTGATGCCGGTCTACCTGCAGTGGATCGGGTGGCTCTCGCCGGTCTGGCACGGTACCCAGCTCGCCCGGGTTGCCTCGTACGGCGCGGAGGTGCCCGGATGGCTCATCGCGGTGCACGTGGTGGTGCTTGCCGCAGCTGGGCTCGCCGGGGTGCTCTGGGCGCGGCGAGTGTATGCACGGAGGTTGATCTCATGA